A region of the Methanobrevibacter sp. genome:
CGGATAATGCTTCCAAAATGAATTCCGTCATATGAAAGCAGTCTGGAGCACCTGAGGGAAACCTTCAGGCCATGTTCATCAGTTTGCGTAAATCCTATGATTGGCTTTTTCCAGTTGCAGTGTCCTAAAATCATGCCTGTTACTGTTCCGACGATTTCTGGTTTGATTCCTGTCCCGTCAAAATATTGCAGGTTTTCCATTTCAATGATGTTTGCCTCATCATTTTCAGTAATTTTAGATATTGATGTGGCCAAGTTGTATCTGTGGGTTTTGCTGATTGCTTCAAGCTGGTCCAATGCTTCAATCCTATCTCCTTTTAAAACTTCCATGGCTACAATTTCTTCACGGTTCCTTCCGCATGCATTCATGGCAGTTGAGAACTCGGAACCGTCCCTTAAAAAGCTGGTTTCGTCTTCATTGAGAAATGTGTATGAATCTCCGATTATTAATTGAGGAATGTATCTCACATATTTTCCGGGAACCACTTTTGAGATCATCTCAACAAGCCTTTGGAAAAGCCTTCCTTTCTCTTCCATTGTCAGCTCATTCAATGTTTTCCTGTTGTGCTTCTCGTCGATTCCCAATTCTTCTAGAATGGCCATGGTTTCTGCAGTGTTGTTTGTGATTGGCAGTTTAACGTCACTGAAATAGGAAAGGGCGACGAATAGCGGTCTTGTGTTCCTTCCATAGATGTTAATGTCATTTTTGGTAACTTCAAGATAACCTTCATCGATTGCATCCTGTTGAATGATTTCATTCAATCCTTCAAAATGGCCTGTTTTTGTATTCTGCATATCTCCGATGGCTGATAGGACTCCAATCCAGCTCAAATCCTTATATCCAAATTCTTTTGCAAGAAAATAGCATAGTCCTCCGCCGCAAACGTAATATGATCCGTCAATTCCATGATGCATTGGGTTGATTTCCAGGTAAGTGTAATCTTTGCCCTCATTATAGTCAAGGTCTCTTAAGGGAGGGTGGTGGTCCAGAATGATGATTTTTTGCCCTTTTTTGGCATTGGTGTCGACACGTTGGCCTGAACCCAAATCGGAAAATATCGTAAGCTCATGATTTAGTTCGATATCATCCAGGACATCCAAATTGACAAATTCGATTTCATGGGTCTTATTTTGTCTGTCAAGTGTGGTTGATAATATTGCACCTGAACAGATTCCGTCGCAGTCAATGTGGGAATATATCTTGATGTCTTCGGCATTTTCTATGATTTCACATGCTTTCCAGTACTGTTCGTGCATTAATGGTGGTATCTGCATAATAATCAGTTTCTAATTTCCTTAATCTTTAGGCTAACTTCCTTAAGCAATTCCAATTTTGTGCCTTCCCATTCAACAAGGATTCTGCCTGATTTTTCATACCATTTTCCAGGATATGCTCTTTCTCTATCAATATTGTATTGCAAACCAAGTCTTTTCAGTGCCCTTTCGATATCTGAAAGGCTAGGATCCGCTACGGCATATTCCTTTGAGACCTTGCGGCCTTCGGAAAGGCTTAAGTTTTTATCTAAGTATTGTGGCCAAATAGTTATCATATCATCACCTATTTAATCTGATTTTCAAAGATTTCCAATGCATCTTTAACGACTAGGTCCATATTGTAGTATTTGTATTTGGCCAGTCTTCCGGCAAAGATGACATTTTCCTCTTTTTCCATTTCCGCTTTGTATAATTTGAACTTGTCGAGATATTCCTGTGTCGGATAAGGATAGCATTTCTCGCCATTGAATCCGGGATATTCTCTCATGATTGCGGTCTTGTCTTTAACTTCCTGCCAAGTTAGTTTTTTGAATTCTGTAATCCTTGTGAAGTAGGGGTCATTCGGATAGTTGACAACCGCAACATCCTGATATGAATCCTCATCTAAGATTTCATATACGAAGTTTAAACATCTGTATAAAAGTTCTCCATATTTGTAATCATAAAAGTAATCGATAGGGCCGGTATATATCAATGTCTCATAGTCAATCTTGTCGATATAGTCCTTGTAGTCTGAATTCAGCCCGACATGTATATTGTCTGATTTGATCATGTTTTCGCACATTTTGGTAAATCCTTCCTTGGGCATTCCCTGATATGTGTCTGCAAAGTACCTGTCATCGTGATTGAATCTGAATGGGATTCTTGAAATGACGCTGGAGCTCAGATTAGCCGCTGAAGTTCCCCACTGCTTTTCAGTATAGTTTTTAAACAGCTTGTCGTAAATGTCACGGCCGGCATTTTTCAAGACAACATCTTCTGATGATTTCACCTCATCGATGTCTTCCTTGTGCTCTTCAATCCACTCCTTCATTGACTCTTCATCCAAATCAAGGTCATAGAGGGCATTCAAGGTGTCAATGCAGATAGGCATTGGAACGAGCTTTCCATCCACGTAGCTTAAGACCCTGTGAACGTAGTCGTTCCATTCGGTAAACTGTGAGAGATAATCATGGACCTTCTTTTCATTGGTGTGGTAGATGTGAGGCCCGTATTTTTGAATTAATAATCCATCGTCATAAAAGTCATAGACGTTTCCGCCGATGTGCTTTCTCTTTTCGATAACCAATACCTCTTCATCCAATTCGTTAGCAATTCTTTCGGCTATCGTAAGGCCGGAAAGTCCAGCTCCAACGATAACATATTTATAATCAGACATGTCTTTACTCCTTTGAAGTCATTATTTTGGACTCTAATGCTGTTGTCATTGAACTTAGCAGCATTCTGGTTTTCAAGTCGCTTTTATGGATTTTTTTAAGCCTATTCACTTTTTTAAGCAACAGCTTGTTTTCCTCTTTTGTAAAAGGGGAATTCTTCCAGGTGTGCATCCAGTGAAGCAGGTGAGGATTGACGGACACTGTCTGCACCTCTTTTGAAAATCCTTCGGTTTTCTTTCTGCAATAGATGTAGGCTTCCATCAGTTCATCCAAAAGCCTCACGTTAACGTTATTTGTGATTGACTTGTCGTTAGGCAAGTCACGAATGTAATAGTCGTAGGAAATGAAATTGTTCAGATACACGATTCCCTTTGCGTTTAGGAGAGCTTCCAGGGTAAATGCCATGTCATCTCCTGAAACGTATGGCTTGAATCGTATGTCATTGTCCATTATCAATTCCCTTTTGTAGATTTTGCACCATACGGATGGCTGCATTTTCAACAGGTCAGGTTCCTGTTCGATATTGTCGACATGGATTACATCCAGCGGCTTGTCTCTAGGGTAGGTGACTTCCAATGTTTTGCCGTATAAAACTCTTTCAACGACATTGTCCCAAACCACATCGGGGATGTCCAGGAAGTTTGCAGACTCAAAGGTCTCATCAGGATATGTGCTTTCCAGGTCGTCCTTGTAGGGGGAGTATGACTTTTGGACATATCCTCCATACTCGAATATTCTCCTGAAGCGTCCGAATGCCATTTGAGCGTCATATTCTTTAACCGCATCATATAATGTTTCACAGGCATCAGGGGTGTATCTGTCATCGGGGTCTAAAAACATGATGTAGTCACCGGTTGATGCTTCAATACCTGTGTTGCGGGGGGTGTGCGCTCCGCCGCTGTTTGTCTCGTGATGTATTGCAACGCAGCAATCGTATTTTTCAGCATACTCATCAATGATGTCTCCTGATCCATCAGTTGAGCAATCATTGACCATTATGATTTCCAGATTCTCGTTTCCAATAGTTTGATTTATAAGAGAGTCGATTCCACCTTTGAGATGGTCTCCAACATTAAAAATTGGCAAAATAATGCTTATCTTATCATTCATTTTCTTCTCTCCATGTCTTAAATAATAATTCCATCATGTCGGGAACGGTGTAAGTGTCAGGGTAAATGTAGGCAATATCGTATTTTTCCAGAACCCTTGCAGTAATCGGACCAATACAGACTGTCAATAAATTGTCGTTTAAAAGTTTAGCTAGTTTCTGTTTATCTTCAGCTATTTCAAAGAAGGTTTCAACAGTCAGAGGGCTTGTAAATGTAATCGCATCAATTTCTTTGCTTTCGATTTTATCGATAAGCTCTTTGACCGCTTTTTTATCCATCGGAAATAATGACTTATATGCTTCGGCTAAAATCACTTCATTTCCAAGTTCCCTTAAACTTTCGGGCAAAATCGGCCTTGCAGAGGCAGTTCTTGGAATTCCAATGGTCTTTCCAGTAATATTGAGGTTTTTAAACTCTTCGATTAGTCCTTCAGCCGTAAAATCTCGAGGCATCAAATCAACAGTCAAGCCATTTTTTTCAGCTAGTTTCCCAGTTTTATTTCCAATAACGGCCAATTTACAATCTAAATTCTTTAAAAATTCTGGGTAGAATTTGTTCAGCGAAACGATTGTTGTCGGTGATGTGAATACAATCCAGTCAAGCTCATCTTTCCTTTCGACCAATTCCTTTAAGGATTCGCTGTTGATTGGTTCCAAATCAAGTGTGGGCGCAAGAATTGCTTCGCCACCTAGGTTTTCAACAATATCACAAGCCTTTTTTGCCCTATCCTTTGGCCTTGTTATTGCAACTACAGGTTTTGACATTTCATATTACCTTCATTAATTTATAATGTATTATATTTTGTTTTTATTGGTTTATAATGTTTGTCAATTTGATTTAATTTAAAAATTGATTTGGGATTGTAGAATTGCTGAAAATTAATTTAGATATTGAAAATTCATAATTAGTTGGTTTTGGCAGTGATTTTGATAAAGTCGATAAGATTATCAGAATTCATTAAAAAATTAAAAATTAGGAAAGAAATCACTCTTTCCTATTCTTTAAACGGGTTTGAACTGTCATAGGTTTTGCCATCAACGGTTAATGTGTATTCCCCATAGTCAATGTTTCCTGAAACGACTAAATTGGAAACTGTGGAGTCACCGGTCAAGGTCCATGTTGAACCGTCTGCAACATTAATGGTTGTGTTTCCGGTTGAATTGATGGCTCCTTTGAAGTCGGTGTTTTTCATGGTCCAATTCAGGCAGCTGATAGAATCAACGATGACGTCGCCCTCAATGTTTTCATTGTCTGTGTTTACTTCGGCTGTTCCGCCGTTGGATCCTTCATTTCCCCATTGGTTTTGACCTGCAATCTCTAAAAATATGCCGCTTCCAAAGCTTAACTCGGTATTGTCTAGATTAATCACGCAGGCAGTGTTTGTCACATGAAACATCGGAGCTTCTTTGTAGACTGGAGACTCTGAAGGGATTGTTAGTTTGGAGTCGGTGGCGGTGAAGAGTGATGTTCCAACATCGGAATCTCCGCTCATGGACTGGTAGATGAACACTCCGCCCAGATCAACATATTCCTCTCCATCTTGCCTGTTTCCTTCACCGTAACCCTTAAGGTCACAGTTTGTAAGCTCTATTGAGTTCTTGCCTTCAATGCATGCAATTTGTGACACGTAAGCGGTACCCTGCGTATTTTCCACAGTGATGTTTCCGGTCGAATAGATTAAAGGCGAACCTCTGCCGCTGTCTCCGCTTACACCAGTGTTGATTTCAGAGTTTGACACATGCACTTCACCCTCTCCACGATCTGTTGCAAGAGCAGCACAGCTTTGCCCATCAGTGTTGATTACAACATATGAAGCGGTAATCTTGCCATTAAATGTGGCATCAAGACCCCTTGATTTATCGCAGTGTGTTGTTATTTTCACATTGCTGATGGTGGCTTCTGTTGTTCCTTCAACTGTACTTGAACCGGGTTGGCTTCCACCATCACCTCCGGGGGCTTGTCCGCCATCGCCGGAACCTTGTGCTTCAGGTGGTTGTCCTCCTTCACCGCCTTGGTTGGATGCATTCCCATTAGCTTCTGGAGGTTGTCCTTGAGGATTTTCTTGCTGTGAATCTTCACTGCCGGAGCTAGAGCTTTCGGCATTAGTGACAAAAATGCCGTTGGATCCTTCAGAGTTTGTGATGATTTCCACATTTGAAATGTCTAATGTTCCATTTGTGTTAACCAGAATGCCTGAGTTAATGCCATAAAAGTCAGCATCATCACCAGATGAAGCAGTATCTCCGCTTTTGTTGACAATGGAGTTAGCTAATTTTAGGTTTCCTCCATTTCTAATTAAAATGGAGTTATTGTCACTGGCATCCGTGTGGTAAAATCCATTGTTTTCATCCAGACTTTCTGAGTCAACGACAAGGTTTCCTCTGTCTTCAAGTGCATTTGCATCAATATTTATTTGGCGGGTTTGCGACGACTCATTTGTAAATACATATACGCCGGCACCTATGATTATCACAATTGCGATAGTGGCAATTAAAATTTTCCTGTTCATAAAAACTAGTAACTTAGATGTGATATTTAATATTTTTGAATATCCTACTTAAAATGTAGCAAAAAGGTGAATAATCTATACTCCACAAACCTTTTTAATGTATGGAATTTTTGAGAAGACATATGGAAGCAGCCATGACAGGAATATTGTCAGGACAAACATCACTGGGAACAGCAGGTTTGATTTGATTTCGAATGACTCCAGGATTCTTATGATTATTGGATGGGAGAAATACATTCCGTAGCTGCAAATGCTTATCGAAACGATCATTTTTCCTATGAAATTGTCCTTGATGTGCTTAAATGAGGTGATTCTGTCAAGGTATCTGACGAATAGATACATTCCAGACCCCATAAACACTATAGGTACATTCAAATAGATGAGTGAGATGTAGCTCATCTTGCGGTAATCCAGATAGACGAATACGGCCAGTGAAATGATTAGCATAACCAATCCGATAATGCACATCTTCTTATCGGACAGTCTGAATTCCTTGGTATTCAGGTAATAGCCCAAGACGGGATATCCAACGTATCCCGCAAAGCAGTCTAGGTTGAAATCAGGAAACAGCGGATAAGAGCTGAATGTTTTCAGGATGATTGTGAAAAACCAGATGGCCAGGAAATATTTGCAGCCTTTCTCTCCATATTTTTTTATGAATGTGTTGATGATTGGTATGAAGAGGTAAATTCCGATAAGAGTCCAGAAATACCATGTTATTGAGGGATGTCCAATGAATGTGTTCCACATTCCCTCACGGCTGGTATGCAAATACAAAAGCTGAGCCATTATCAGTATGATCCAGAAGATGAACGGATAAACGATTCTGGCAAATCTTCTTTTTAAGAAATCCTTGAGGTCATATTCCCTATTTAAAAGCAATGCTCCGCTAATCATTAAAAAGATAGGGACGCCGACTCTTCCAAGGTCATGGAATGTCATCTGGCCAATGATTTGGGCTTGAGTTGTCAGCGGACCTAAAAAAAGGTCCACATGGCAAACGATAACTGCAATTATTGCAAATGCCCTTAAGAAATCATAATAAAAAATTCGCTCTTTTTTAGTCTTCATAATATCTATTTAGGTTTATAAATGTAATAAATGTTTGATTGCATATCTGAATTTTCTGTAAAATTTTCTTATAAAATTATTGTTGTATAATTTTGAATATATTTCTGAAAGGATTATTGCACGAGTATAATGCTGCTTTAAGATTTCATCGTTTAATAATTTTACTTCTCTTAAAGGCAAATAAATTTCTTCATTAATGGTCGATTCTAGTTCATATACTCTATGAATATTCTCTTTTTTTTCTTTTATAGTCAAATTTGAAAATAATAATATCAGGCTTTGAACACTTGCTCGAATTGGATGTGTTTTTTTAAATGGCACATCTTCAAGTAATTTTAATACTTCTTCAAATCCTTTTAAAAATGCATCGAAAGTTTTTAAATTATGTGAATGGATAATTGAGTCGTTTGAATCAGCAATATTATATATGTAGAGCGCATCATTTGGTAAGAATGTAATTTTTTTAGAGTTTATTAACGTTTTATAATAGAAATAGGCATCTTCAGATAATGAATCTTCAAGGAATCTAATGTTATTTTTCATTATTACATTTTTGTCAAATATTTTTCCCCAAGGAGACACATGGTAATAAGTTGTTTTTCTAAAATTTTCCTCATTTAATAAAGGGTCAAAGTTAATTAAATCATAATCTTCATCACTTTCATGTAAGATATTAACTTTAACTTTGTCGTTTTCAAGATTCCAATAATGAGTAGCCATTACAAAATCAGATTTCTCTTTAGTAATTGTGTTGTAGTAGATTTCAAATGCATTTGGCAGATACTCATCATCTGCATCTAAGAATACTAAATAGGGGGCATGAGCATTGTCAATACCAATGTTTCGAGGTTTACCTGGAAATCCTGAATTTTTTTCTAAATGAATTCCATTAATATTTTCATATTTTTCAGAATATGAATCAATGACCTTTTTTGAATTATCTCTAGAGTTATCATTAACTATGATTAATTCGATATTATCAAAACCAATGCTTTGATTAATAACAGATTCAATAGCTGTTTTTAATGTTTCTTCAGCATTATAAACTGGAATTATGACACTAATCTTATAAT
Encoded here:
- the recJ gene encoding single-stranded-DNA-specific exonuclease RecJ; its protein translation is MMQIPPLMHEQYWKACEIIENAEDIKIYSHIDCDGICSGAILSTTLDRQNKTHEIEFVNLDVLDDIELNHELTIFSDLGSGQRVDTNAKKGQKIIILDHHPPLRDLDYNEGKDYTYLEINPMHHGIDGSYYVCGGGLCYFLAKEFGYKDLSWIGVLSAIGDMQNTKTGHFEGLNEIIQQDAIDEGYLEVTKNDINIYGRNTRPLFVALSYFSDVKLPITNNTAETMAILEELGIDEKHNRKTLNELTMEEKGRLFQRLVEMISKVVPGKYVRYIPQLIIGDSYTFLNEDETSFLRDGSEFSTAMNACGRNREEIVAMEVLKGDRIEALDQLEAISKTHRYNLATSISKITENDEANIIEMENLQYFDGTGIKPEIVGTVTGMILGHCNWKKPIIGFTQTDEHGLKVSLRCSRLLSYDGIHFGSIIREISSEVGGTGGGHAMACGAYIPLDKKSEFIERFNEELTGKLTN
- a CDS encoding signal recognition particle subunit SRP19/SEC65 family protein, which codes for MITIWPQYLDKNLSLSEGRKVSKEYAVADPSLSDIERALKRLGLQYNIDRERAYPGKWYEKSGRILVEWEGTKLELLKEVSLKIKEIRN
- the glf gene encoding UDP-galactopyranose mutase, with the protein product MSDYKYVIVGAGLSGLTIAERIANELDEEVLVIEKRKHIGGNVYDFYDDGLLIQKYGPHIYHTNEKKVHDYLSQFTEWNDYVHRVLSYVDGKLVPMPICIDTLNALYDLDLDEESMKEWIEEHKEDIDEVKSSEDVVLKNAGRDIYDKLFKNYTEKQWGTSAANLSSSVISRIPFRFNHDDRYFADTYQGMPKEGFTKMCENMIKSDNIHVGLNSDYKDYIDKIDYETLIYTGPIDYFYDYKYGELLYRCLNFVYEILDEDSYQDVAVVNYPNDPYFTRITEFKKLTWQEVKDKTAIMREYPGFNGEKCYPYPTQEYLDKFKLYKAEMEKEENVIFAGRLAKYKYYNMDLVVKDALEIFENQIK
- a CDS encoding glycosyltransferase: MNDKISIILPIFNVGDHLKGGIDSLINQTIGNENLEIIMVNDCSTDGSGDIIDEYAEKYDCCVAIHHETNSGGAHTPRNTGIEASTGDYIMFLDPDDRYTPDACETLYDAVKEYDAQMAFGRFRRIFEYGGYVQKSYSPYKDDLESTYPDETFESANFLDIPDVVWDNVVERVLYGKTLEVTYPRDKPLDVIHVDNIEQEPDLLKMQPSVWCKIYKRELIMDNDIRFKPYVSGDDMAFTLEALLNAKGIVYLNNFISYDYYIRDLPNDKSITNNVNVRLLDELMEAYIYCRKKTEGFSKEVQTVSVNPHLLHWMHTWKNSPFTKEENKLLLKKVNRLKKIHKSDLKTRMLLSSMTTALESKIMTSKE
- a CDS encoding uroporphyrinogen-III synthase; this translates as MSKPVVAITRPKDRAKKACDIVENLGGEAILAPTLDLEPINSESLKELVERKDELDWIVFTSPTTIVSLNKFYPEFLKNLDCKLAVIGNKTGKLAEKNGLTVDLMPRDFTAEGLIEEFKNLNITGKTIGIPRTASARPILPESLRELGNEVILAEAYKSLFPMDKKAVKELIDKIESKEIDAITFTSPLTVETFFEIAEDKQKLAKLLNDNLLTVCIGPITARVLEKYDIAYIYPDTYTVPDMMELLFKTWREENE
- a CDS encoding acyltransferase — translated: MKTKKERIFYYDFLRAFAIIAVIVCHVDLFLGPLTTQAQIIGQMTFHDLGRVGVPIFLMISGALLLNREYDLKDFLKRRFARIVYPFIFWIILIMAQLLYLHTSREGMWNTFIGHPSITWYFWTLIGIYLFIPIINTFIKKYGEKGCKYFLAIWFFTIILKTFSSYPLFPDFNLDCFAGYVGYPVLGYYLNTKEFRLSDKKMCIIGLVMLIISLAVFVYLDYRKMSYISLIYLNVPIVFMGSGMYLFVRYLDRITSFKHIKDNFIGKMIVSISICSYGMYFSHPIIIRILESFEIKSNLLFPVMFVLTIFLSWLLPYVFSKIPYIKKVCGV
- a CDS encoding glycosyltransferase family 2 protein codes for the protein MDYKISVIIPVYNAEETLKTAIESVINQSIGFDNIELIIVNDNSRDNSKKVIDSYSEKYENINGIHLEKNSGFPGKPRNIGIDNAHAPYLVFLDADDEYLPNAFEIYYNTITKEKSDFVMATHYWNLENDKVKVNILHESDEDYDLINFDPLLNEENFRKTTYYHVSPWGKIFDKNVIMKNNIRFLEDSLSEDAYFYYKTLINSKKITFLPNDALYIYNIADSNDSIIHSHNLKTFDAFLKGFEEVLKLLEDVPFKKTHPIRASVQSLILLFSNLTIKEKKENIHRVYELESTINEEIYLPLREVKLLNDEILKQHYTRAIILSEIYSKLYNNNFIRKFYRKFRYAIKHLLHL